A single genomic interval of Acidiphilium acidophilum harbors:
- a CDS encoding IS256 family transposase, whose amino-acid sequence MDAKKDTIIEALLEHLIENGAGDIATVFARTFELAMQIERERFLHASHYERNPDRQGYANGYKPKRIDTPAGSITVDVPKTAGHVGEPFYPQSLERGRRSVRAVMVAVAEMYIKGVSTRDVEAVMREFGIESLSSAQVSRASKLLDDELAAWRTRPLAEIRYLILDARYEKMRDNGVVRDAAVLSAIGIGPDERRRVLGVSVALSEAEVHWRAFLESLHQRGLRGVEFIVSDDHAGLHAARRAVFGAAHWQRCQFHLAQNAIHHAPNHAIRKRIGAELRTVWNANSLAAAQIALTTLVNAYRDTAPKLADWLERNIPEGLTVFTLPEPHQRRLRTSNPMERGIQQELKRRTTKIRVFPNEASLERLVSAVLVEIDEKWAADTKGYIKWDYQDA is encoded by the coding sequence ATGGACGCCAAAAAGGATACGATTATCGAGGCACTTTTGGAACATCTGATCGAAAACGGCGCAGGCGATATCGCCACGGTATTTGCCAGGACCTTCGAACTCGCCATGCAGATCGAGCGCGAACGCTTCCTCCACGCCAGTCACTACGAGCGCAACCCCGATCGTCAGGGTTACGCCAATGGCTACAAGCCCAAGCGGATCGATACCCCGGCCGGGTCGATCACCGTCGATGTCCCCAAAACCGCCGGTCACGTGGGCGAACCCTTCTACCCACAGTCCCTCGAACGCGGCCGACGCTCGGTCCGCGCCGTCATGGTCGCCGTCGCCGAAATGTACATCAAAGGCGTCTCCACCCGCGACGTCGAGGCCGTCATGCGCGAATTCGGCATCGAAAGCCTCTCCTCCGCTCAGGTCAGCCGCGCCAGCAAGCTGCTCGATGACGAACTCGCCGCCTGGCGCACCCGACCCCTCGCCGAGATCCGCTACCTCATCCTCGACGCCAGATATGAAAAAATGCGCGATAATGGCGTCGTCCGCGATGCCGCCGTGCTCTCGGCCATCGGCATCGGACCCGATGAACGCCGCCGTGTCCTCGGCGTCTCGGTCGCCCTTTCCGAGGCCGAAGTCCATTGGCGTGCCTTCCTCGAAAGCCTCCATCAGCGTGGCCTGCGAGGCGTCGAATTCATCGTCTCCGATGACCATGCCGGATTGCACGCCGCACGCCGCGCCGTCTTCGGCGCCGCACACTGGCAACGATGCCAGTTCCACCTCGCCCAAAACGCCATCCACCACGCCCCCAACCACGCCATCCGCAAACGCATCGGCGCAGAACTCCGGACCGTCTGGAACGCAAATTCCCTCGCCGCTGCCCAGATCGCTCTCACAACCCTCGTCAATGCCTATCGCGACACCGCACCAAAGCTCGCCGATTGGCTCGAACGAAATATCCCCGAAGGCCTCACCGTCTTCACACTGCCAGAACCCCACCAGCGCCGGCTTCGCACTTCCAACCCCATGGAACGCGGCATCCAGCAGGAACTCAAACGCCGCACCACCAAAATCAGGGTCTTCCCCAACGAAGCCTCCCTCGAACGCCTCGTCAGCGCCGTCCTCGTCGAAATCGATGAAAAATGGGCCGCCGACACCAAGGGCTACATCAAGTGGGACTACCAGGATGCCTGA
- a CDS encoding ISL3 family transposase — MIKNAKWALGSGLELLGSECRDGRWTVSAVRRGSARCPGCDMRSSRRHGWQVRLLQDLLAQGTPVTLRVCLSRWRCQNQVCARKTFSDRLPKIGLPFARRTRRVANLTRLFGHAAGGRPAERLMASLGLPQSDDTILRHLKRHAGAPAEAETVRVVGVDDWAWQRGFRYGTIMVDLERREVVDVLPDRSAEATGHWLAQHPGIEIVSRDRAGLYAEGARQGAPQAKQVADRFQLLQNFQKTIEQQLSRAPRPNRQPSPSLTKAEPVILAGWIGHGRQPALVEHRQLVSIARRAVNTDKFNQVKALQLSGHRITAIVRQTKFSRRTVTKWVQLDALPERNVMAPKSNTPSGFHDHLARRWAEGCTSGPQDSPHSYIVPNVALKTDC, encoded by the coding sequence ATGATCAAAAATGCAAAATGGGCGCTTGGATCTGGCCTCGAGCTCTTGGGGTCGGAGTGCCGCGACGGGCGCTGGACGGTCTCGGCCGTGAGACGGGGGAGCGCTCGTTGTCCCGGATGTGATATGCGCTCTAGCCGGCGTCACGGTTGGCAGGTTCGCCTTCTGCAGGACCTGCTGGCTCAGGGAACGCCGGTCACGCTACGCGTGTGCCTTTCACGATGGCGATGTCAGAACCAAGTGTGCGCGCGCAAGACGTTCAGCGATCGGCTTCCCAAAATTGGCCTACCGTTTGCTCGAAGGACCCGCCGGGTGGCCAATTTGACCAGGCTCTTCGGCCATGCCGCCGGCGGTCGTCCGGCGGAGCGCCTGATGGCTAGCCTGGGGCTGCCACAGAGTGATGACACGATTTTGCGTCATCTCAAGCGCCATGCTGGCGCGCCCGCCGAGGCAGAAACGGTGCGGGTGGTCGGGGTAGATGACTGGGCTTGGCAGAGGGGGTTCCGCTACGGGACGATCATGGTCGACCTTGAACGGCGCGAGGTGGTTGACGTGCTGCCTGACCGTTCGGCAGAGGCCACCGGCCATTGGCTGGCGCAGCATCCCGGTATTGAGATCGTCAGCCGAGATCGCGCCGGTCTCTACGCGGAAGGCGCTCGCCAGGGCGCGCCGCAGGCCAAGCAGGTGGCCGATCGCTTCCAATTGCTGCAGAACTTCCAGAAGACGATCGAGCAGCAATTAAGCCGCGCGCCTCGGCCCAACAGGCAACCCTCGCCGTCGCTTACCAAGGCCGAGCCCGTGATCCTCGCCGGATGGATTGGTCACGGGCGGCAGCCAGCGTTGGTGGAACATCGGCAGCTGGTTTCAATAGCCCGCCGGGCCGTCAATACGGACAAGTTCAACCAGGTCAAAGCTTTGCAACTTTCCGGCCATCGCATCACCGCAATTGTCCGTCAGACGAAGTTCAGTCGGCGCACCGTTACGAAATGGGTGCAACTCGATGCGCTGCCAGAGCGCAACGTGATGGCGCCGAAATCAAACACACCAAGTGGTTTTCACGACCATCTTGCTCGACGCTGGGCCGAGGGTTGCACGTCCGGGCCTCAGGACTCCCCTCATTCCTATATCGTACCGAATGTTGCGTTGAAAACTGACTGTTGA
- the istB gene encoding IS21-like element helper ATPase IstB, which yields MTTTEPEALRARAEALHLHGLIAHWPEVATQTWLPPLLAWEEQERSCRSLERRLKTAHIGRFKPLCDFDWSWPKRCDRAAIDALMALDFLADASNIVFVGPNGIGKSTLAQNIAHQTLIAGHTVLFTSAGQMLGDLAALDSDSALRRRLRHYARPQLLVIDEVGYLAYSNRHADLMFELISRRYQNKSTIVTTNRPFAEWREVFPNAACVVSLVDRLIHNAEIIALDGESYRLKEARERADQRAGQRRARNAKS from the coding sequence ATGACAACAACTGAACCTGAAGCCCTGCGGGCCCGCGCCGAGGCACTGCACCTGCATGGCCTGATCGCACATTGGCCCGAGGTTGCAACCCAAACCTGGTTACCCCCGCTGCTTGCCTGGGAGGAACAAGAGCGATCCTGCCGCAGCCTGGAGCGCCGGCTGAAGACCGCCCACATCGGCCGCTTCAAGCCGCTTTGCGACTTCGACTGGTCCTGGCCAAAGCGATGCGATCGCGCCGCCATCGATGCCCTCATGGCGCTCGACTTCCTCGCCGACGCCTCCAACATCGTCTTCGTCGGCCCAAATGGCATCGGCAAGTCGACGTTGGCCCAGAATATTGCACACCAAACGTTGATCGCGGGGCATACCGTGCTGTTCACCAGCGCCGGCCAGATGCTCGGCGACCTCGCCGCACTCGATAGTGATTCCGCTCTGCGCCGTCGGCTCCGCCACTACGCCCGCCCTCAACTCTTGGTCATCGATGAGGTCGGTTACCTGGCCTACTCCAACCGTCATGCCGATCTCATGTTCGAGCTGATCTCACGGCGGTATCAGAACAAGAGTACCATCGTCACCACCAATCGACCGTTCGCTGAGTGGCGCGAGGTCTTCCCCAACGCGGCCTGCGTCGTGTCCCTGGTTGATCGCCTGATCCATAACGCCGAAATCATCGCGCTCGACGGCGAGTCCTACCGCCTCAAGGAAGCGCGCGAACGGGCGGATCAGCGCGCCGGCCAGCGCCGCGCCCGCAATGCAAAATCATGA
- the istA gene encoding IS21 family transposase, with the protein MVIPADIEAQILRYYHAERWTIGTIAQQLHIHHSVVRRVLGQAGLPRIGSPARASRIDPYLPFIHQTLETFPSLTASRLYAMVCERGYRGSPDHFRHIIACHRPRAKVEAYLRLRTLPGEQAQVDWGHFGHLEIGRARRPLMAFVMVLSYSRQIFLRFYPDARMENFLRGHVGAFSAWGGVPRVLLYDNLKSAVLERRGDAIRFHPTLLGFAGHYRYEPRPVAIARGNEKGRVERAIRYVRDSFFAARRFTDLADLNTQADAWCNGPAADRRCPEESLRSVRED; encoded by the coding sequence ATGGTGATACCGGCTGACATCGAGGCACAGATCCTCCGCTACTATCATGCCGAGAGATGGACCATCGGCACGATCGCCCAACAATTGCATATTCATCATAGCGTGGTGCGCCGAGTTCTGGGGCAAGCTGGTCTTCCCAGGATTGGTTCACCGGCCCGCGCGTCGCGGATCGATCCCTATCTGCCGTTCATTCACCAGACCCTGGAGACGTTTCCCAGCCTGACCGCGAGCAGGCTTTATGCGATGGTCTGCGAGCGCGGTTATCGCGGCAGTCCTGACCATTTCCGCCACATCATCGCCTGCCACCGACCCCGGGCAAAAGTCGAGGCCTATTTGCGCCTGCGGACGCTGCCCGGCGAACAAGCGCAGGTGGATTGGGGCCATTTTGGCCACCTCGAGATCGGGCGCGCGCGGCGACCGCTGATGGCCTTCGTCATGGTGCTGAGTTATTCGCGCCAGATATTCCTGCGTTTCTATCCGGACGCGCGGATGGAGAACTTTCTGCGCGGCCACGTTGGGGCCTTTTCTGCCTGGGGCGGGGTTCCTCGTGTTTTGCTCTACGACAACCTTAAAAGTGCGGTTCTGGAACGGCGCGGTGATGCCATCCGCTTCCATCCCACCTTGCTGGGTTTTGCCGGGCATTACCGCTATGAGCCGCGCCCCGTGGCGATCGCCCGCGGCAACGAGAAGGGGCGGGTCGAGCGGGCGATCCGCTACGTCCGCGATAGTTTTTTCGCCGCGCGCCGCTTCACCGATCTTGCCGATCTCAATACCCAGGCCGATGCTTGGTGCAACGGCCCGGCTGCCGACCGCCGCTGCCCCGAGGAATCACTGCGCAGCGTCCGCGAGGATTGA
- a CDS encoding ATP-binding protein, with protein sequence MTEGNKSFKVGIDFESVLRAISKQIYETPLAFIRENVQNAVDAIRIQALRDGVDPGDEGYKIEITVVDGMVTVRDNGIGMSEDDLQSFFWTIGASGKRTQEAQAAGCVGMFGIGGFANFGVCDILEVISQTAGAADGTLTRLSEADIQKAGAAIPSVTVEQSDVAAPRGTVVVGHMRKPPNVDELKRYLLDFVRFVPTKIYFGGQRIPQGKFADLENRENLTEIRQGTQQWQSGDMVITGRLYADRGHAIIAAIDGLTIGDESISLVGFIRFENGPIDVFKRGFKLCATQIGTTIGVSGRLDCDRFIPTAGRDSLDAPTTSLLGRIVHALEKIAIEAVLESPERIGQHTRIFRYVLQHGLVNQLGKVKVTLADGSESTLAEIRRRAEQGGVGVFFGLAQKQALNQIMQARGHIVVLLSSDRQRQDAERRYLEQFCNAKPFDGMIDCTERYAELSRFERVFLSELELNISKSYEVQNFRLIAGKLTEDIPVFVKEHGSAQPIEIFVDVRHPEIVKLQDLGYSALLYSLIGTFCREYLGPSLKKWSPRFFGDGALNLELLAKRRSELWILLKDDIGIVRKGGQKQVVTRSDVQVVTVGGGQHHQPEPQPGKPLPRIIHVIDEQGSTGLGGYYLRLPDPAYNAYGDLLPECESRGVVWAGNKIMYVASDTVSAAFQYEIRVDEVVAADVNGSIRAEGAIQLDRPLQEMYGGMYFPIPGSLERFLVPQGNSELRLELHCDWIDMRTAKHWQAREAATC encoded by the coding sequence GTGACCGAGGGCAATAAATCATTCAAAGTAGGAATCGACTTTGAGAGCGTGTTACGCGCGATCTCAAAGCAGATTTATGAAACACCCCTCGCCTTCATCCGAGAGAACGTTCAGAACGCCGTCGACGCGATCAGGATTCAGGCGCTCCGAGACGGAGTTGATCCTGGCGATGAAGGATACAAAATTGAGATCACCGTTGTCGACGGAATGGTTACGGTTCGTGATAATGGGATCGGCATGTCGGAAGATGACCTCCAAAGCTTCTTCTGGACGATTGGTGCCAGCGGCAAGCGGACTCAGGAAGCACAGGCAGCCGGTTGCGTTGGCATGTTTGGCATTGGCGGTTTTGCCAATTTTGGCGTTTGCGACATCCTTGAGGTGATATCCCAGACAGCGGGCGCCGCAGATGGTACTCTTACGCGTCTGTCTGAAGCCGACATTCAAAAAGCCGGCGCCGCTATTCCTTCCGTGACGGTCGAGCAATCGGACGTGGCGGCGCCGCGAGGCACGGTCGTTGTCGGTCATATGCGCAAGCCGCCGAATGTCGATGAACTGAAGCGATACCTCCTGGACTTTGTACGGTTTGTTCCCACGAAAATCTATTTTGGCGGACAGAGAATTCCTCAGGGCAAATTCGCCGATTTGGAGAATCGCGAGAATCTGACGGAAATACGCCAAGGAACCCAGCAATGGCAGAGCGGCGACATGGTGATCACCGGACGCCTGTACGCGGATAGAGGCCATGCCATCATTGCCGCGATAGATGGGCTAACCATTGGTGACGAGTCAATCAGTCTAGTGGGCTTTATACGATTTGAAAATGGTCCGATCGATGTCTTCAAGCGCGGTTTCAAACTTTGCGCGACACAAATCGGCACTACGATTGGTGTATCGGGCCGCCTCGATTGCGACCGATTTATTCCTACCGCCGGACGTGACTCACTTGACGCCCCGACGACAAGCTTGCTGGGCAGAATTGTTCATGCGTTAGAGAAGATAGCAATTGAAGCCGTTCTTGAATCCCCTGAGCGCATTGGACAGCACACGCGGATCTTTCGGTATGTGCTGCAGCATGGCCTTGTGAACCAGCTCGGAAAGGTCAAGGTCACTTTGGCGGATGGTTCGGAAAGCACGTTGGCAGAGATCCGCAGGCGGGCCGAGCAAGGCGGAGTCGGCGTGTTCTTCGGGCTGGCTCAAAAGCAGGCCCTAAACCAGATCATGCAGGCGCGGGGACATATTGTCGTGCTCCTGTCCTCCGATCGCCAGCGGCAGGATGCCGAACGGCGTTACCTCGAACAGTTCTGTAACGCTAAGCCGTTCGATGGAATGATAGACTGCACCGAACGTTATGCAGAACTTAGCCGGTTTGAACGAGTGTTTCTGAGCGAGTTGGAGCTGAATATATCTAAATCCTACGAGGTACAGAATTTCCGTCTTATTGCGGGCAAGCTGACAGAGGATATACCGGTATTCGTTAAGGAGCACGGGAGCGCTCAGCCAATCGAAATCTTCGTAGATGTTCGACATCCGGAAATCGTCAAGCTGCAGGACCTCGGATATAGCGCACTCCTTTACTCTTTGATTGGGACGTTTTGTCGCGAATATCTTGGGCCGTCCCTCAAGAAATGGAGTCCACGTTTTTTCGGAGATGGCGCTCTAAACCTTGAACTGCTGGCTAAACGACGGTCGGAGCTTTGGATTCTGCTCAAAGACGATATCGGAATCGTGCGAAAAGGTGGCCAAAAACAGGTTGTGACGCGTTCGGACGTGCAAGTTGTTACTGTGGGCGGCGGACAACATCATCAGCCTGAGCCTCAACCAGGAAAACCACTCCCGCGGATCATTCATGTTATCGATGAGCAGGGAAGCACGGGGCTAGGCGGCTACTACCTGCGTTTGCCAGACCCCGCTTACAATGCCTATGGTGATCTCTTGCCAGAATGCGAAAGTCGAGGCGTCGTCTGGGCCGGTAACAAGATTATGTACGTTGCCTCAGATACCGTGAGCGCTGCGTTTCAATATGAAATCCGCGTCGATGAAGTTGTCGCCGCCGACGTGAACGGCTCTATCCGAGCGGAAGGTGCAATTCAGCTCGATCGCCCGCTTCAAGAAATGTATGGCGGAATGTATTTCCCTATCCCCGGTTCCCTTGAACGGTTTCTCGTGCCACAGGGCAACTCTGAACTCCGGCTGGAGCTGCATTGCGATTGGATAGATATGCGCACCGCCAAGCATTGGCAGGCAAGAGAAGCCGCCACCTGTTGA
- a CDS encoding Fic family protein yields MESLLIGEGSRHRAALTDLALDLAQKSAGFRRSLPESLLASLADLVRSMNCYYSNLIEGHDTHPIDIERALKGDYSSDTTKRDLQLEAKAHITVQQWIDGGGVRGRATTADAIREIHERFCVLLPDDLLWVEHPTTKERIKVIPGGLRPLDVSVGRHVPVSPGALPRFMQRFEDVYSKLGRSETILATAAAHHRLAWIHPFLDGNGRVARLMSHAMLLEALETGAVWSVARGLARNVDAYKGHLAACDLPRRNDLDGRGNLSEENLAEFTRFLLTTCLDQVIFMERLMQPDQLRARILLWAEEEIRLNRLPPKSGAILEAVLYRGELPRGEAAAIVGTGDRQARRVVSALTDHGVLVSESTRAHLRLAFPATLASRWMPGLFPERTG; encoded by the coding sequence ATGGAGTCGCTGCTGATTGGCGAAGGCTCACGCCACCGGGCCGCGCTGACCGATCTGGCACTGGATCTGGCGCAGAAGAGCGCCGGCTTCCGGCGCTCATTACCCGAAAGCCTGCTGGCGTCGCTCGCCGATCTCGTGCGTTCGATGAACTGCTACTACAGCAACCTGATCGAAGGGCACGACACGCACCCGATCGATATCGAGCGCGCTCTCAAGGGGGATTACAGCAGCGACACCACAAAGCGTGACCTCCAGCTGGAGGCGAAAGCCCACATCACCGTCCAGCAATGGATCGACGGCGGCGGCGTGAGAGGTCGGGCCACCACCGCCGACGCCATCCGAGAAATCCACGAACGCTTCTGCGTCCTGCTGCCCGACGATCTCCTGTGGGTCGAGCACCCGACGACCAAAGAGCGAATCAAGGTGATCCCCGGCGGACTGCGTCCCCTTGATGTTTCCGTCGGCAGACACGTCCCGGTCAGCCCCGGTGCACTGCCGCGTTTCATGCAACGCTTCGAGGATGTCTACAGCAAACTCGGCAGGTCCGAGACAATCCTCGCAACGGCGGCGGCGCATCACCGCCTCGCCTGGATTCACCCGTTCCTCGACGGCAACGGTCGCGTTGCCCGGCTCATGTCGCATGCGATGCTGCTCGAAGCTCTCGAAACAGGCGCCGTCTGGTCCGTCGCGCGCGGTCTCGCCCGTAACGTCGACGCCTACAAAGGTCACCTCGCCGCCTGTGATCTGCCCCGGCGCAACGATCTCGATGGAAGGGGCAATCTGAGTGAAGAGAATCTCGCTGAATTCACACGCTTCTTACTGACAACATGCCTCGATCAGGTCATCTTCATGGAACGCCTGATGCAACCCGATCAACTGCGCGCCCGAATCCTGCTGTGGGCCGAGGAGGAAATCCGACTCAACAGATTACCGCCGAAGTCCGGAGCCATTCTTGAAGCCGTTCTCTACCGTGGCGAACTGCCGCGCGGCGAAGCAGCCGCGATTGTCGGCACCGGCGACCGTCAGGCGCGACGCGTAGTCTCCGCCTTGACCGATCACGGTGTGCTCGTGTCAGAAAGCACGCGCGCGCATCTGCGCCTCGCCTTCCCCGCGACCCTCGCCTCGCGCTGGATGCCGGGGCTGTTCCCCGAGAGGACCGGCTGA
- a CDS encoding metallophosphoesterase family protein: protein MHPICWLHISDIHMRVSKIWSQDVVLNAMCEDIAKQQRAGAAFDFILVTGDLAFSGNAEEYKLVASFFDAVSAASGVPADFIFCIPGNHDIDRERQKMCFAGARQFAQSQNQIDDLLSSREDMGTLLAREENYRTFQNTYLKNQPRDWTDDGLGYVAVVTIENVRVAIVGLDSAWLAEGGIADHGKLLIGEHQVINALELANKNDAHIIVGMAHHPFQLLQDFDRRPVQNRIEEQCHFFQCGHLHEPEIRATGLNASGCLTLSAGATYETRQSQNTYSIVTVDLMLGTRTVKTVQYRPAKGDFTFAGTGKYPIEIDPAGTSNVGELAAAITAFQGSLSPLSHYLAALLLDQKADLPIPAQKGYVFGSLDVLRDEPESELKRTTMGFIPFKNVLRVFYGRTPIAEIFTRYGDAVAQYGTALLKACAANADLKSRLASAEKDALAMATTAPASSFIHTVSLLDEVAAEQDWIQLRDLSERHKGSSIPELAHRATRYFALSLSHSTEAKDNEHAISLYRSMTSEAHAEAEDAAMLTTLFCGAKRYDEAKSTVLDGIAKYPDKAAAFVEIGQRVVEATGDKKFRNQIDEAVKARRW, encoded by the coding sequence ATGCATCCTATTTGCTGGCTCCACATCTCAGACATTCATATGCGCGTCAGCAAGATCTGGTCACAGGATGTTGTGCTGAATGCGATGTGTGAGGACATTGCCAAGCAGCAGCGGGCCGGAGCGGCGTTCGATTTTATCCTGGTGACCGGTGATCTGGCCTTCTCAGGAAATGCCGAGGAGTACAAACTTGTAGCGAGCTTCTTTGACGCTGTGAGTGCCGCGTCAGGAGTGCCAGCGGACTTCATATTCTGTATACCCGGTAACCACGACATAGACCGCGAACGCCAGAAGATGTGCTTCGCTGGCGCCAGGCAATTTGCGCAAAGCCAGAATCAGATCGATGATCTCCTGTCTTCCCGCGAGGATATGGGGACGCTGCTAGCACGAGAGGAAAATTATCGGACCTTTCAGAACACCTATCTCAAGAATCAGCCCAGGGACTGGACGGATGATGGGCTCGGTTACGTCGCAGTCGTAACCATCGAGAATGTTCGTGTGGCAATCGTTGGCCTCGATTCCGCGTGGCTCGCTGAAGGCGGAATAGCCGACCATGGCAAGCTGCTGATCGGCGAGCACCAAGTCATCAACGCTTTGGAGCTGGCAAACAAAAACGACGCGCACATCATTGTCGGCATGGCGCATCATCCTTTTCAATTGCTCCAGGACTTCGATCGGCGCCCGGTACAAAATCGTATTGAGGAACAGTGCCATTTCTTTCAGTGCGGGCACTTGCATGAGCCGGAGATACGGGCGACTGGGCTCAACGCGTCAGGCTGCCTCACCCTCTCGGCAGGTGCGACGTATGAGACGCGCCAGTCTCAGAATACTTATTCGATTGTCACTGTTGATCTGATGCTTGGGACGCGCACCGTCAAAACAGTTCAATACCGGCCTGCCAAAGGCGATTTCACGTTTGCCGGAACCGGGAAATATCCGATTGAAATCGACCCGGCTGGAACGAGCAATGTGGGCGAACTCGCCGCCGCGATAACGGCGTTTCAGGGTTCACTTTCGCCATTGTCGCACTATCTCGCTGCGTTGCTGCTCGATCAAAAGGCAGACCTGCCAATCCCGGCTCAAAAGGGTTACGTTTTCGGATCATTGGACGTGCTTCGCGATGAGCCCGAAAGCGAACTGAAACGAACGACGATGGGCTTCATCCCATTCAAGAACGTCTTACGCGTTTTTTATGGCCGCACTCCAATTGCCGAAATTTTCACTCGGTACGGAGATGCCGTTGCTCAATATGGCACCGCGCTCCTGAAGGCATGCGCCGCGAATGCCGATCTCAAGAGCCGATTAGCTAGCGCTGAAAAAGATGCTTTAGCCATGGCGACGACCGCACCGGCGTCGTCGTTCATTCACACGGTCTCATTGTTGGATGAGGTCGCCGCGGAACAGGACTGGATCCAATTAAGGGACCTTTCGGAACGGCACAAGGGCTCGTCCATACCGGAGTTGGCGCATAGGGCCACACGATATTTCGCACTGTCTTTGAGCCATTCCACCGAGGCCAAAGACAACGAACATGCTATTTCCCTTTATCGGTCGATGACCTCCGAGGCACACGCGGAAGCTGAGGACGCAGCTATGCTCACGACGCTGTTCTGTGGCGCGAAAAGGTACGACGAAGCAAAGAGCACCGTTCTGGACGGTATCGCGAAGTATCCGGATAAAGCTGCGGCATTTGTCGAAATCGGGCAACGAGTCGTCGAAGCGACGGGAGACAAAAAATTTCGTAATCAGATTGATGAAGCGGTGAAAGCGAGGCGGTGGTGA
- a CDS encoding Mu transposase domain-containing protein, with protein sequence MLALPDNPAPLLEQVAVRVGKMPYVRFDLNDYSVPHDHVRRGLTILADPQEVRIVDGSAVIALHPRCYDKGAQIEEPAHVQALVDQKRSARKHRATDRLVRAAPASQTLLMRAAERGENLGAITATLLRLLDRYGAGELQASICEALTRNVPHPNAVRLALDRRREERGAAPPVAAGLPAHVQARDRPVKPHALETYDQIKDCSDDNN encoded by the coding sequence TTGCTCGCGTTACCCGACAACCCGGCACCTCTGCTCGAGCAGGTGGCGGTCAGGGTCGGCAAGATGCCCTATGTCCGCTTCGACCTGAACGATTACTCGGTTCCCCACGATCATGTCCGGCGCGGGTTGACCATCCTCGCCGATCCGCAAGAGGTACGAATCGTCGATGGTAGCGCAGTGATTGCCCTCCATCCGCGCTGTTACGACAAGGGTGCGCAGATCGAGGAGCCGGCCCATGTTCAGGCTCTGGTCGATCAGAAACGCTCGGCCCGCAAGCATCGCGCGACCGATCGTCTGGTGCGGGCGGCACCTGCCAGTCAGACCTTGCTGATGCGCGCCGCCGAGCGCGGCGAAAATCTCGGCGCCATCACCGCCACCTTGCTGCGGTTGCTCGATCGCTATGGGGCGGGTGAACTGCAAGCCAGTATTTGCGAAGCGCTGACTCGCAACGTTCCTCATCCCAATGCCGTCCGCCTCGCTCTCGATCGGCGGCGCGAGGAACGGGGCGCTGCGCCGCCGGTCGCTGCCGGACTGCCCGCCCATGTTCAGGCCCGCGATCGACCGGTCAAACCGCATGCCCTCGAAACATACGACCAGATCAAGGATTGTTCCGATGACAACAACTGA
- a CDS encoding transposase translates to MTAASTAEPSKQKGSTSPPLHQDQAAFEISRYIFPRRLCADSHRRQQPWCLAASTTDDTARQLINLYAKRWTIEPGFRDTKNLRFGMGMGAIHVSTPERRDRLWLLNAFAVALLTPLGATGEALGYDRHLKSNTSKRRTHSLFRQGCMLYELIPNMPEHRLRPLIENFAQNLAQQSVFNATFGTI, encoded by the coding sequence TTGACGGCCGCGAGCACGGCGGAACCATCAAAGCAGAAGGGCAGCACATCACCACCGCTCCATCAGGATCAGGCCGCCTTCGAAATCAGCCGATATATCTTCCCGCGCCGTTTATGCGCGGATTCTCACCGCCGCCAACAACCGTGGTGCCTGGCCGCCAGCACCACCGATGATACCGCGCGCCAACTGATCAATCTCTACGCGAAACGCTGGACCATCGAACCGGGTTTCCGCGACACCAAAAATTTGCGCTTCGGCATGGGGATGGGCGCCATCCACGTCAGCACCCCAGAGCGGCGCGATCGCCTGTGGCTGCTCAATGCCTTCGCCGTCGCCCTGCTCACTCCGCTCGGCGCTACCGGAGAAGCGCTCGGCTATGACAGGCACCTCAAATCCAATACCTCAAAGCGGCGGACCCACTCGCTCTTCCGGCAAGGATGCATGCTCTACGAACTCATCCCTAATATGCCAGAGCATCGCCTCCGCCCATTGATCGAAAACTTCGCCCAAAACCTCGCTCAACAGTCAGTTTTCAACGCAACATTCGGTACGATATAG